A single window of Acidobacteriota bacterium DNA harbors:
- a CDS encoding anion permease: protein MKSQAHASHGPLDFLHFDVHAHPDLWKGLLAVLVGGVVAILPVPDGLKPTAWYFFALFCAVVVGLVLEPIPAAAVGVTGVAMAAVLGLVEPKPADAIKWALSGFSNTTVWLIFGAFMFALGYEKSGLGRRLALGLVRKMGGNSLGLGYAVMLSDVVLAPFTPSNTARSGGTIFPVIRNIPGLYGSEPGPTSRRLGGPLMWTALATTCVTSTLFLTGLAPNLLALEIVKKTAKVDISWAAWLVGVLPVGVLLLAVLPLLVGLFYAPEIRKSLDVPAWAGKELQGMGTVSRNEIVMAFLALGALALWIFGGKFIDPTAVAFAAIALMVILGVVAWDDVLANKSAWNVLVWFATLVALADGLNRVGFVTWFAKKAAAPLAGYAPLTVTILLAVLFFVTHYMFASITAHVTAMLPVMLAVGAAVPGLDVRLFAMLLCYTLGIMGILTPYATGPSPVYFGSGYVPRKDFWRLGAIFGFIYLAVLLAIGVPWMLWMKP from the coding sequence ATGAAGTCTCAAGCACACGCCTCGCACGGCCCGCTGGACTTCCTGCACTTCGACGTCCACGCGCACCCCGATCTCTGGAAAGGCCTGCTCGCGGTGCTCGTGGGCGGCGTCGTCGCCATCCTGCCCGTGCCGGACGGCCTGAAGCCCACGGCCTGGTATTTCTTCGCCCTGTTCTGCGCCGTCGTCGTGGGGCTCGTCCTCGAGCCGATCCCCGCCGCCGCCGTCGGCGTCACGGGAGTCGCCATGGCGGCGGTTCTCGGCCTCGTGGAGCCGAAGCCGGCCGACGCGATCAAGTGGGCCCTCTCCGGGTTCTCGAACACGACCGTGTGGCTCATCTTCGGCGCGTTCATGTTCGCTCTCGGCTACGAGAAGTCCGGCCTCGGCCGGCGGCTCGCCCTCGGCCTCGTGAGGAAAATGGGCGGAAACTCGCTCGGCCTCGGGTACGCCGTCATGCTCTCGGACGTCGTCCTCGCGCCGTTCACGCCGTCGAACACGGCGAGGAGCGGCGGGACGATCTTCCCGGTCATCCGCAACATCCCGGGCCTCTACGGGTCCGAGCCGGGGCCGACGTCGCGGCGCCTCGGCGGGCCGCTCATGTGGACGGCCCTCGCGACGACCTGCGTGACCTCGACGCTGTTCCTGACGGGCCTCGCGCCGAACCTCCTCGCGCTCGAGATCGTCAAGAAGACGGCGAAGGTCGACATCTCGTGGGCGGCGTGGCTCGTCGGGGTCCTGCCCGTCGGCGTCCTCCTTCTCGCGGTCCTTCCGCTTCTCGTCGGCCTGTTCTACGCGCCCGAGATCCGGAAGAGCCTCGACGTCCCGGCCTGGGCCGGCAAGGAGCTTCAGGGGATGGGGACGGTCTCGAGGAACGAGATCGTGATGGCGTTCCTCGCGCTGGGCGCCCTCGCGCTCTGGATCTTCGGCGGGAAGTTCATCGATCCGACGGCCGTGGCCTTCGCGGCGATCGCCCTCATGGTGATCCTCGGGGTCGTCGCCTGGGACGACGTCCTCGCGAACAAGTCCGCGTGGAACGTCCTCGTGTGGTTCGCGACGCTCGTCGCGCTCGCGGACGGCCTGAACCGCGTGGGCTTCGTGACCTGGTTCGCGAAGAAGGCCGCGGCCCCGCTCGCCGGATACGCGCCGCTGACGGTCACGATCCTCCTCGCGGTCCTCTTCTTCGTGACGCACTACATGTTCGCGAGCATCACCGCTCACGTGACCGCGATGCTCCCCGTCATGCTCGCCGTGGGCGCCGCGGTGCCCGGCCTCGACGTGCGGCTGTTCGCGATGCTGCTCTGCTACACGCTCGGGATCATGGGGATCCTGACCCCGTACGCCACGGGCCCGTCGCCCGTCTATTTCGGGAGTGGCTACGTCCCGCGAAAGGACTTCTGGCGGCTCGGGGCGATCTTCGGCTTCATTTACCTCGCCGTCCTTCTCGCGATCGGCGTCCCGTGGATGCTCTGGATGAAGCCCTGA
- a CDS encoding ABC transporter ATP-binding protein has protein sequence MPAGAPIIEFKGVSKAYGQKRVLDDVDLEVKRGEVLVILGGSGTGKSVSLRQMNGLEQPDKGEVWVDGEEISHLPEESLVPIRKKVGMLFQSGALFDSMTVFENIAFALREHTSWPEDRISERVAEVLGFVNLGRDVERLLPSSLSGGMKKRVSLARTVALKPEVLLYDEPTTGLDPVTSMTINRLIKDLNTRLSTTSVVVTHDIVSALFVADRIAFLKNARFAFIGTPAEAKASDVAELREFLSAGESLA, from the coding sequence ATGCCCGCCGGCGCGCCGATCATCGAGTTCAAGGGCGTGTCCAAGGCCTACGGCCAGAAGCGCGTCCTCGACGACGTGGACCTCGAGGTCAAGCGCGGCGAGGTCCTCGTGATTCTCGGGGGCTCGGGGACGGGCAAGTCCGTCTCGCTGCGGCAGATGAACGGCCTCGAGCAGCCGGACAAGGGCGAGGTCTGGGTCGACGGCGAGGAGATTTCGCATCTGCCCGAGGAGTCTCTCGTCCCGATCCGCAAGAAGGTCGGGATGCTCTTCCAGAGCGGCGCGCTCTTCGACTCGATGACGGTCTTCGAGAACATCGCCTTCGCGCTGCGCGAGCACACGAGCTGGCCCGAGGACCGGATCTCCGAGCGCGTCGCGGAAGTGCTTGGGTTCGTGAACCTCGGGCGGGACGTCGAGCGCCTCCTTCCCTCCTCGCTCTCGGGCGGCATGAAGAAACGCGTCTCCCTCGCGCGGACGGTCGCGCTCAAGCCCGAGGTCCTGCTCTACGACGAGCCCACGACGGGCCTCGACCCCGTCACGTCCATGACGATCAACCGCCTCATCAAGGACCTGAACACCCGCCTCTCGACGACGTCCGTCGTCGTGACGCACGACATCGTCTCGGCTCTCTTCGTCGCGGACCGCATCGCGTTCCTCAAGAACGCGCGGTTCGCCTTCATCGGCACGCCGGCAGAGGCGAAGGCCTCGGACGTGGCCGAACTCAGGGAATTCCTCTCGGCCGGGGAGTCTTTGGCATGA
- a CDS encoding CHAT domain-containing protein, which translates to MLRRPRLLAAAIAGLALGSAGRADVVIVEARPGGEAAKAKLKPGDRLVSWRRAATKAAPAATGSFRAPWDVDDLELAEVPRGPVTVAYARGREKAEARLGGGEWRLKTRPEAESEMALAQTLDRAADLAAKARYVEAKVEWEAAREASVRLKDDRLRALVLRSEARTLISLGDRKGTEEALREALAIRARTDPGGPPEALSLAGLGLVLGNFKGQEREGEELLQRALAMIEKSASGSLAHARVLMNAGGLAVRREDLDEAWRRFTKALAIASRLAPDGDAAESCYTGLGQVARSRGDFAAAEGYQRRALGIVLARDPEGVSAAGVWNSLGVIRKQRGDLAGAEEAYGRAAALYEKAAPGSMNVAGITANLGNLALERGDFALAEERHRDSLAIRDRLAPEGRDVAASLGDLARVTLLEKRLEEARSLAARSLDLARKLSPGSLAEGSALGRLAEVEAAGGEWPAAEEHLRAALAIGVRLAPRSLPTAATRRTLAETLLAQGKISEALPFARESVETSRRIAPGTTAEAWSWGVLARVLAKGGDDAGAEASFQAGLKALEEQADRLGVAYDGASAFSSWTSDVYRDTIDFFVARGRGADALHVLERSRARRLLSMLKARDAVLDRWPESLAKRRGELAAAEAEVEKSLAALDPEKDSIKLEAAQAKFRDLRSARAGLVSQLASSDPLFASALHPRPLDLEGIRAGLDPGTLFLAWTVEPARTLMFVVPAGTGPQAKGLGVHSIALGYDEVRREVEIYRSLLASGEAQAARARVQAGLLGDLLLGPAAGFLAGAERLLLAPDGPLLTLPFGALVVPGSDGAWLASRLPFVVAPSATAFAEMRHTAPAKGPARLVVFADPALSEAAGKSAPEAAFGDAARGGEGAPLARTRKGLAPLPGAREEAKAIAGLWAGPKVVYFGPAATRERAHRLGRSVRYVHFATHALVDFRFPMESALALAPGKAGGTLEEAAGLLPAWDIIDSMRLDADLVTLSGCETGLGPGGGGEGLVGLSRAFQIAGARTVAASLWSVSDRSTKELMTRFYRGLARGQRKDDALRAAQRALASGEAGPALAGPWHWAAFELFGDGR; encoded by the coding sequence GTGCTTCGCCGTCCACGTCTGCTCGCTGCCGCGATTGCCGGTCTGGCCCTCGGCTCGGCCGGCCGGGCGGACGTCGTCATCGTCGAGGCCCGGCCCGGCGGCGAAGCCGCGAAGGCGAAGCTGAAGCCCGGGGACCGGCTCGTCTCGTGGCGGCGGGCCGCGACGAAGGCGGCGCCCGCGGCTACGGGCTCGTTTCGGGCCCCGTGGGACGTCGACGATCTCGAGCTTGCCGAGGTCCCGCGCGGGCCTGTCACGGTCGCCTACGCGCGCGGACGAGAGAAGGCCGAGGCGCGGCTCGGCGGCGGCGAGTGGCGCCTGAAGACACGCCCCGAAGCCGAGAGCGAGATGGCGCTCGCGCAGACCCTCGACCGCGCGGCGGACCTCGCCGCGAAGGCCCGCTACGTCGAGGCAAAGGTCGAGTGGGAGGCCGCGCGTGAGGCGAGCGTCCGGCTCAAGGACGACCGCCTGAGAGCGCTCGTCCTCCGTTCCGAAGCTCGCACGCTCATCTCGCTCGGCGACCGCAAGGGCACCGAGGAGGCGCTCCGCGAGGCGCTCGCGATCCGTGCGCGAACCGATCCGGGCGGACCGCCGGAGGCACTGTCGCTCGCCGGCTTGGGCCTCGTCCTCGGCAACTTCAAGGGGCAGGAGAGAGAGGGCGAAGAGCTCCTCCAAAGGGCTCTCGCGATGATCGAGAAGAGCGCCTCGGGCTCCCTCGCGCACGCCCGCGTTCTCATGAATGCCGGCGGTCTTGCGGTCCGTCGCGAGGACCTCGACGAGGCCTGGCGCCGTTTCACGAAGGCTCTTGCCATCGCTTCGCGCCTCGCGCCGGACGGCGACGCCGCCGAGTCCTGCTACACCGGCCTCGGTCAGGTCGCGAGGAGCAGGGGCGACTTCGCGGCCGCGGAGGGCTACCAGCGCCGCGCGCTCGGGATCGTGCTCGCCCGCGACCCCGAGGGCGTCTCCGCGGCGGGCGTCTGGAACAGCCTCGGCGTCATCCGCAAGCAGAGGGGCGACCTCGCGGGAGCCGAGGAGGCTTACGGGCGGGCCGCGGCTCTCTACGAGAAGGCGGCGCCGGGCTCGATGAACGTGGCGGGCATCACGGCGAACCTCGGGAACCTCGCTCTCGAGCGCGGCGACTTCGCCCTCGCCGAGGAGCGGCACCGCGACTCGCTCGCCATCCGCGACAGGCTGGCCCCCGAGGGCCGCGACGTCGCGGCGTCGCTCGGAGACCTCGCGCGCGTCACGCTCCTCGAGAAGCGGCTGGAAGAGGCGAGGTCGCTTGCCGCTCGCTCCCTGGACCTCGCGCGGAAACTGTCTCCGGGGAGCCTGGCCGAGGGTTCTGCCCTCGGGCGGCTCGCCGAGGTCGAGGCCGCCGGGGGAGAGTGGCCGGCCGCGGAGGAGCACCTCCGGGCCGCGCTCGCGATCGGCGTCCGTCTCGCGCCGCGGAGCCTTCCGACCGCCGCGACGCGCCGGACGCTCGCGGAGACCCTGCTCGCGCAAGGCAAGATCTCCGAAGCCCTGCCGTTCGCGAGGGAGTCCGTCGAAACCAGCCGGCGCATCGCGCCCGGCACGACGGCGGAGGCGTGGTCGTGGGGCGTGCTCGCAAGGGTGCTCGCGAAGGGGGGCGACGACGCCGGCGCCGAAGCGTCGTTCCAGGCCGGGCTCAAGGCCCTCGAAGAACAGGCCGACCGCCTCGGGGTCGCGTACGACGGCGCGTCCGCGTTCTCGTCGTGGACGAGCGACGTGTACCGGGACACCATCGACTTCTTCGTGGCGCGCGGGCGCGGCGCCGACGCGCTCCACGTCCTCGAACGTTCGCGTGCGCGCCGTCTCCTCTCGATGCTCAAGGCGCGAGACGCCGTCCTCGACCGGTGGCCGGAGTCGCTCGCGAAGAGGCGCGGGGAGCTTGCGGCCGCCGAGGCCGAGGTCGAGAAGTCGCTCGCCGCGCTCGACCCGGAGAAGGACTCGATCAAACTCGAGGCTGCGCAGGCGAAGTTTCGCGACCTCCGGTCGGCGCGGGCAGGCCTTGTCTCGCAGCTTGCGTCCTCGGACCCGCTCTTCGCGAGTGCTCTTCACCCCCGGCCTCTCGATCTCGAGGGCATTCGCGCGGGTCTCGACCCGGGGACGCTCTTCCTCGCATGGACCGTGGAGCCGGCGCGCACGCTGATGTTCGTCGTTCCCGCCGGAACGGGCCCTCAAGCAAAGGGTCTCGGCGTCCATTCGATCGCGCTGGGATACGACGAAGTGCGACGCGAGGTGGAGATCTATCGGAGTCTCCTGGCCTCGGGCGAGGCCCAGGCGGCCCGTGCCCGCGTGCAGGCCGGCCTGCTCGGCGACTTGCTGCTGGGGCCGGCCGCGGGTTTTCTGGCGGGTGCCGAACGGCTCCTCCTCGCCCCGGACGGACCTCTCCTGACGCTTCCGTTCGGCGCGCTCGTCGTGCCCGGAAGCGACGGCGCCTGGCTCGCCTCGCGCCTGCCGTTCGTCGTCGCGCCCTCGGCCACGGCGTTTGCCGAGATGCGGCACACCGCCCCCGCGAAGGGCCCGGCCCGGCTCGTCGTCTTCGCGGACCCCGCTCTCTCCGAAGCGGCCGGGAAGTCGGCCCCCGAGGCCGCCTTCGGCGACGCGGCACGAGGAGGCGAGGGCGCGCCGCTCGCGCGCACCCGCAAGGGTCTGGCGCCGCTACCCGGCGCCCGCGAAGAGGCGAAGGCGATTGCGGGCCTCTGGGCGGGGCCGAAAGTCGTCTATTTCGGACCCGCGGCCACGCGCGAACGGGCTCACCGCCTGGGCCGCTCCGTGCGTTACGTCCACTTCGCGACCCACGCGCTCGTGGACTTCCGGTTTCCGATGGAGTCGGCCCTCGCGCTCGCGCCCGGAAAGGCCGGCGGCACCCTCGAGGAAGCCGCCGGCCTTTTGCCGGCCTGGGACATCATCGACTCGATGCGGCTCGACGCGGATCTCGTCACGCTCTCCGGCTGCGAGACGGGCCTCGGCCCGGGGGGCGGGGGAGAGGGCCTCGTGGGCCTTTCCCGGGCATTCCAGATCGCCGGTGCCCGAACGGTCGCGGCCTCGCTCTGGTCCGTGTCGGACCGCTCGACGAAAGAGCTCATGACGCGCTTTTACCGTGGCCTCGCTCGGGGCCAGCGCAAGGACGACGCGCTCCGGGCGGCGCAGCGCGCGCTCGCCTCCGGGGAGGCCGGCCCGGCGCTCGCGGGCCCGTGGCACTGGGCGGCGTTCGAGCTTTTCGGAGACGGCCGGTGA
- a CDS encoding NAD-dependent epimerase/dehydratase family protein yields MSRVLVAGGAGFLGAAVVRQLLGAGEDVVLLDTFDDAGEGRAQKEERAASVKRHPRLTISRGDGTDANLLEGLLAEHRPSAVVNAMRLPLDSPGLGPLVEASRQAGIGVFVHLSDAALYGPRAETDLRAREDEPIEPGEDRDLLAKAAEEEALLASGLPFVILRVFAAAGPGAGPARFPIDALEALLAGEEVFLPDDAPRDFVHPQDVVRGVLFALRKRPIGEIVNLGFGLAVKPSEVVRALAVRAARECRLTVQGDAARAPRIADMEKAWQTLGFSPQLGLGEIVWDTVRARLFPAEAARAYQPAEAPAAPPAEPPRPVSRRELFDMFRRPFDGAKKRAPEK; encoded by the coding sequence GTGAGCCGCGTCCTCGTCGCCGGAGGCGCGGGGTTTCTCGGCGCCGCCGTCGTGCGCCAGCTCCTCGGCGCCGGCGAGGACGTCGTCCTCCTCGACACGTTCGACGACGCCGGAGAGGGCCGGGCGCAGAAGGAGGAGCGGGCCGCTTCGGTGAAGCGCCACCCGCGCCTGACGATCTCGCGCGGCGACGGGACGGACGCGAACCTTCTCGAGGGGCTCCTGGCCGAGCACCGCCCCTCCGCCGTCGTGAACGCGATGCGCCTCCCGCTCGACTCCCCGGGCCTCGGGCCGCTCGTCGAGGCCTCCCGCCAGGCCGGCATCGGCGTCTTCGTCCACCTCTCGGACGCGGCGCTCTACGGGCCCCGCGCCGAGACGGATCTCCGCGCCCGCGAAGACGAGCCGATCGAGCCGGGCGAGGACCGCGATCTCCTCGCGAAGGCCGCCGAAGAGGAGGCGCTCCTCGCGTCCGGCCTCCCGTTCGTGATCCTGCGCGTCTTTGCCGCCGCCGGGCCCGGGGCCGGGCCCGCGCGCTTCCCCATCGACGCGCTCGAGGCGCTCCTCGCCGGCGAGGAGGTCTTTCTGCCGGACGACGCGCCGCGCGACTTCGTGCACCCGCAGGACGTCGTGCGCGGCGTCCTCTTCGCGCTGCGCAAGCGCCCGATCGGCGAGATCGTGAACCTCGGCTTCGGCCTCGCCGTGAAGCCGTCCGAGGTGGTCCGCGCGCTCGCGGTGCGCGCCGCCCGCGAGTGCCGGCTGACCGTGCAGGGCGATGCGGCGCGCGCGCCCCGCATCGCCGACATGGAGAAGGCGTGGCAGACGCTCGGCTTCTCCCCGCAGCTCGGCCTCGGCGAGATCGTCTGGGACACGGTCCGCGCCCGTCTCTTCCCCGCCGAGGCGGCCCGCGCCTACCAGCCGGCCGAGGCGCCCGCGGCGCCCCCCGCCGAGCCGCCGAGACCCGTGTCGCGGCGCGAGCTCTTCGACATGTTCCGCCGCCCGTTCGACGGCGCAAAGAAGCGGGCGCCTGAGAAGTGA
- a CDS encoding ABC transporter permease: MPPSQYDSTTQYIAVLKEPLWKMARLKRWFGNVSFHLGGVAWLVRDLVRASREKWETSEILRQMDALGVQSISITNLTALFTGMVLALQTASALSQFGGKLFVGRVVVLSITRELGPSLTALMVAARVGAGITAELGTMAVTEQVDALRALGASPARKLVLPRVLAVTLMLPVLTLLADFIGMVGGLFIAVVDLRIGASFYLSTVSQSVHVNDILHGLFKTPFFGFEIGIIGCYNGLNATGGADGVGRATTVAVVIAAIVVLMSDFFLTKLFLLLPLGLK; this comes from the coding sequence GTGCCCCCGTCCCAGTACGACTCGACGACGCAGTACATCGCGGTCCTCAAGGAGCCGCTCTGGAAGATGGCGCGGCTGAAGCGCTGGTTCGGGAACGTGTCCTTCCACCTCGGAGGCGTCGCCTGGCTCGTCCGCGACCTCGTGCGCGCCTCGCGCGAGAAGTGGGAGACGTCCGAGATCCTCCGCCAGATGGACGCGCTCGGCGTGCAGTCCATCTCGATCACGAACCTCACGGCGCTCTTCACGGGCATGGTGCTCGCGCTTCAGACGGCCTCCGCGCTCTCGCAGTTCGGCGGGAAGCTCTTCGTGGGCCGCGTCGTCGTCCTCTCGATCACGCGCGAGCTCGGTCCCTCGCTCACGGCGCTCATGGTTGCGGCGCGCGTGGGCGCCGGGATCACCGCCGAGCTCGGGACGATGGCCGTCACGGAGCAGGTGGACGCCCTGCGGGCCCTCGGGGCCTCCCCGGCGCGCAAGCTCGTCCTGCCGCGCGTCCTCGCCGTGACCCTCATGCTGCCCGTCCTGACCCTCCTCGCGGACTTCATCGGGATGGTCGGGGGCCTCTTCATCGCCGTCGTCGACCTGAGGATCGGCGCCTCGTTCTACCTTTCCACGGTCTCGCAGTCCGTTCACGTGAACGACATCCTTCATGGCCTGTTCAAGACGCCGTTCTTCGGCTTCGAGATCGGGATCATCGGCTGCTACAACGGCCTGAACGCGACGGGCGGCGCCGACGGCGTCGGGCGCGCGACGACCGTCGCCGTCGTGATCGCGGCGATCGTCGTCCTCATGTCGGATTTCTTCCTGACGAAGCTATTCCTCCTGCTCCCGCTGGGCCTCAAGTGA
- a CDS encoding alcohol dehydrogenase catalytic domain-containing protein: MRALVFDHGKAAVRDVRRPAPRKGFALVRVLLSGICNTDLELKRGYHSFSGIPGHEFVGVVEGPASSPLLGKRVVGEINLACGRCSWCAEGLGRHCPRRTVLGIRGHSGAHAEWLTLPEANLFEVPAGVADEEAVFVEPLAAACEILDQVPVAVGTRAAVLGAGKLGRLAAAVLRDAGADVALLGRTSRVRAASFDLVVEATGSPAGMPRALALVKPRGTIVWKSTHHAPARFDAASLVVNEVTVVGSRCGRFAPALALLRTRKVDVRPLLSSEFPLGDAGRALREAARPGVLKVLLRP; this comes from the coding sequence ATGCGCGCGCTCGTCTTCGACCACGGGAAGGCCGCCGTCCGCGACGTGCGGCGGCCCGCGCCGCGGAAGGGTTTCGCGCTCGTCCGGGTCCTCCTCTCCGGGATCTGCAACACGGACCTCGAGCTGAAGCGCGGATACCACAGCTTCTCGGGCATCCCGGGCCACGAGTTCGTGGGCGTCGTCGAGGGGCCCGCCTCGTCCCCGCTCCTCGGCAAGCGGGTCGTCGGCGAGATCAACCTCGCGTGCGGGCGCTGCTCGTGGTGCGCCGAGGGGCTCGGCCGCCATTGCCCGCGGCGGACCGTCCTCGGCATCCGCGGCCACTCGGGCGCGCACGCGGAGTGGCTGACCCTTCCCGAAGCAAACCTCTTCGAGGTGCCGGCCGGCGTCGCCGACGAAGAGGCGGTCTTCGTCGAGCCGCTCGCCGCCGCCTGCGAGATCCTCGACCAGGTGCCCGTGGCGGTCGGGACGCGCGCCGCCGTTCTCGGCGCCGGGAAGCTCGGGCGCCTCGCCGCGGCCGTGCTGCGGGACGCGGGCGCCGACGTCGCACTCCTCGGGCGCACGTCCCGCGTGCGGGCCGCCTCGTTCGATCTCGTCGTCGAGGCCACGGGCTCTCCCGCGGGCATGCCGCGCGCCCTCGCGCTCGTGAAGCCGCGTGGCACGATCGTGTGGAAGTCCACCCACCACGCTCCGGCCCGGTTCGACGCCGCTTCGCTCGTCGTGAACGAGGTGACGGTCGTCGGGTCGCGCTGCGGTCGCTTCGCGCCGGCCCTCGCACTCCTCCGAACGCGGAAGGTGGACGTCCGTCCCCTCCTTTCGTCGGAATTCCCTCTCGGCGACGCGGGACGCGCCCTGCGCGAGGCCGCCCGTCCCGGAGTCCTGAAAGTCCTCCTCAGGCCCTGA
- a CDS encoding 1-acyl-sn-glycerol-3-phosphate acyltransferase: MPRSLRDVLVTTWGWTNIAVSTALFGTLAILTSWVPPRGRLYLFWARNWAKSLLWLNGIPARIEISHEAAALPQAIYMSNHESGIDILLLLLAIRQDVRFLAKRELFFVPFMGWSMWLAGFVPVDRRRTDKARDVLSGLDRRLASGISILVFPEGTRSRDGKLGAFKKSGFLTALKSGLPIVPVSVSGARAVLGAQGIVIRRGPVVARVGRPIPTAGLGVHDRAALMARVRREILSLRG; this comes from the coding sequence GTGCCGCGGAGCCTGCGTGACGTCCTCGTGACGACTTGGGGGTGGACGAACATCGCCGTCTCGACGGCGCTCTTCGGCACGCTCGCGATCCTCACGTCCTGGGTGCCGCCGCGCGGACGGCTCTACCTCTTCTGGGCCCGCAACTGGGCGAAGAGCCTGCTCTGGCTCAACGGGATCCCGGCACGGATCGAGATCTCGCACGAGGCCGCAGCCCTCCCGCAGGCGATCTACATGTCGAACCACGAATCCGGGATCGACATCCTGCTGCTCCTCCTCGCGATCCGGCAGGACGTGCGCTTTCTCGCCAAGCGCGAGCTCTTCTTCGTGCCGTTCATGGGCTGGTCCATGTGGCTCGCGGGCTTCGTCCCCGTGGACCGCCGGCGGACGGACAAGGCCAGGGATGTCCTGTCCGGTCTCGACCGCCGCCTCGCCTCGGGCATCTCGATCCTGGTGTTCCCGGAGGGCACGCGCTCGCGCGACGGGAAGCTCGGCGCCTTCAAGAAATCCGGGTTCCTGACGGCGCTGAAGTCGGGCCTTCCGATCGTCCCGGTGTCCGTCTCGGGCGCCCGCGCCGTCCTCGGCGCCCAGGGCATTGTGATCCGCCGCGGCCCCGTCGTCGCGCGCGTCGGCCGCCCCATCCCGACCGCGGGGCTCGGCGTTCACGACCGGGCGGCGCTCATGGCGCGCGTGCGGCGCGAGATCCTGTCGCTGCGCGGCTGA
- a CDS encoding MCE family protein: protein MVRADIRTKTRVGVILFASFILLAGALLFIGGTKGFFVRRTSYFARFPNSQGLLPGNQVRLAGVVVGAVRDIDVPRAPGQDLTLQFDIERKYQHLVKTDSRAEIKTIGLLGDKYLEVTPGSPDKPDLQPDHEIIAFRGAELDKILAGSGDLVDNVVAISKSLKNILGRTEKGEGFLGEITSETKNGADLSKSLRQTLDNLNGLVVDVRQGRGLVGRLLHDEKTADSVLVELRGATASLNRILATVEKGTATGEGLVPALLSDPEGKRKFFAMVDSLKTTADGLASFSKDLSGGGGLLPKLVKDEAFAKDFTNDLRKLSSHLANVAAKLDSTDGTAGRLIADPSVAEAINDILVGINESKTLRWLVRDRQKSGIQKRYEDAQAAPAATPVP, encoded by the coding sequence ATGGTGAGAGCCGACATCCGGACGAAGACGCGCGTCGGGGTCATCCTCTTCGCGTCGTTCATCCTCCTCGCGGGGGCGCTGCTCTTCATCGGCGGCACGAAGGGGTTTTTCGTCCGCCGCACGTCGTACTTCGCGCGGTTCCCGAACTCCCAGGGGCTGCTGCCGGGCAACCAGGTGCGCCTCGCGGGCGTCGTCGTCGGCGCCGTGCGCGACATCGACGTCCCCCGCGCGCCGGGCCAGGACTTGACGCTGCAGTTCGACATCGAGCGCAAGTACCAGCACCTCGTCAAGACGGACAGCCGCGCGGAGATCAAGACGATCGGCCTCCTCGGCGACAAGTATCTCGAGGTGACGCCAGGCTCGCCCGACAAGCCCGACCTCCAGCCCGACCACGAGATCATCGCGTTCCGCGGCGCCGAGCTCGACAAGATCCTCGCGGGCTCGGGCGACCTCGTGGACAACGTCGTCGCGATCTCGAAGTCGCTCAAGAACATCCTCGGCCGCACGGAGAAGGGCGAGGGGTTCCTCGGCGAAATCACGTCGGAGACGAAGAACGGCGCGGACCTCTCGAAGTCGCTGCGGCAGACGCTCGACAACCTCAACGGCCTCGTCGTCGACGTCCGGCAGGGCCGGGGCCTCGTCGGACGGCTCCTGCACGACGAGAAGACCGCCGACAGCGTCCTCGTCGAGCTGAGGGGCGCGACGGCCTCCCTGAACCGCATCCTCGCGACCGTCGAGAAGGGCACGGCCACGGGCGAGGGCCTCGTCCCCGCGCTCCTCTCGGACCCGGAGGGCAAGAGGAAGTTCTTCGCGATGGTCGACTCCCTGAAGACGACCGCCGACGGGCTCGCGTCCTTCTCGAAGGACCTCTCCGGCGGCGGCGGCCTCCTCCCGAAGCTCGTGAAGGACGAGGCGTTCGCGAAGGACTTCACGAACGACCTGAGAAAGCTCTCCTCCCACCTCGCGAACGTCGCCGCGAAGCTGGATTCCACGGACGGCACGGCCGGCCGTCTCATCGCGGACCCGTCCGTCGCCGAGGCGATCAACGACATCCTCGTCGGGATCAACGAGAGCAAGACGCTCCGCTGGCTCGTGCGCGACCGGCAGAAGTCGGGAATCCAGAAGCGGTACGAGGACGCGCAGGCGGCACCCGCCGCCACCCCGGTCCCGTGA
- a CDS encoding sigma-70 family RNA polymerase sigma factor, with the protein MSAAGAGAEGLDDFREVFLEYHPRLFRYFRSLGFASEDADDLCQTALLNVYRGRGNVRDATLFTPWVYSVARNAARDAWRKKNDARFEALEDRDVEASSPSAEREVVEKEKLERVREGLVALPARMRACFLLRVQEELSYEAIAERLSLSPGTVKVQVWNARRRLREVLS; encoded by the coding sequence GTGAGCGCCGCGGGCGCCGGCGCGGAAGGCCTCGACGACTTCCGCGAGGTCTTCCTCGAATACCACCCGCGGCTCTTCCGCTATTTTCGCTCGCTCGGGTTCGCGTCGGAGGACGCCGACGATCTATGCCAGACCGCCCTCCTCAACGTCTACCGGGGGAGAGGAAATGTGAGGGACGCCACGCTCTTTACGCCCTGGGTCTACAGCGTCGCCCGGAACGCGGCCCGCGACGCGTGGCGGAAGAAGAACGACGCGCGGTTCGAGGCCCTCGAGGACCGCGACGTCGAGGCTTCCTCTCCTTCGGCCGAGCGCGAGGTCGTTGAGAAGGAGAAACTCGAACGGGTCCGCGAGGGACTAGTAGCCCTGCCCGCGCGGATGCGCGCGTGCTTCCTGCTCCGCGTGCAGGAGGAGCTTTCCTACGAGGCGATCGCCGAGCGCCTCTCGCTTTCGCCCGGGACCGTGAAGGTGCAGGTGTGGAACGCGAGGCGAAGGCTGCGCGAGGTGCTCTCATGA